The window CCCAATCCTCGTGATTCGTAATAAGAATAATTGTTTTTTTGAAAATCTCTTCCACAAGCGTGTAGAGGAACTCAGTATCCTCAACTTTGTCAATTTCATCAAACACAAAAACAGCAGATTTCTTATTAACAATGTTCTTAATCACGTTGAATAGTTCATCACTTCGCTTATTGTGCGTGAGTTTGTATCCAAGTTGCTCACAGATATCAACATAAATTTTGAACGTAGTATTTTTAGTCCAGCAATTAATGTAAATACACTCTACTTCATCATACTCTTCTTCTAATTCTTTGAGAACCATACGCGCAGCTGCAGTTTTACCAATTCCTGGAGCTCCATGGATGAGGAGGTTCTTTCCAGTACGGCCCTGAAGGAGCGGAGCAATGCACTGAGCAATGTAGTGTTGTTCACTCTCCCGAAAAGGAAGGAGTTTTGGCAAAAAAGAATAATCAAGCGCCAACTCGTTCAAGAACACAGATTCTCCGCTTCCAAGCATGTCTTTAAAGAGTCCCATGGCACATCTAATCACTGCGTTGTTTATAAGAATTGCTTGTTGCAAGGCAAAGCGTTTTCAAATTATTTATGCTTTTTCCCACACTTTGGACAATAATTAAAAAGTGCGTGTAGGGTAACTCCGCAACTATCACAACGAAGAACATGTGATCCCGACAGAATATGCTCTCGCACACTTTCCTTGCTCTGTAATAGAGAAAATAACCACTTAAGAAGTCCCCATAAAAACATAAGAATACCTGCATACAAAAAGACGATAAGTTCTACCGGATTTACGAAATACGAGATAAGTGTAACGATACCTCCAATAATCATGTAAATAAACCAGGGAATACTTGAAGCCATAATAATTAGCGTTTAATACGTTCAATGCCGTTCATATAGGGCACTAGTACCTGTGGGATGAGAACGCTACCATCTTCTTGTTGGTAGTGCTCAAGAATGGCAACCATTGCGCGTGAAGTGGCGATTCCCGTGCAATTAAGCGTGTGTGCAAGGGGCTGTTTTGGTTTTCCAGGCTCTCCATAGCGAATATTAAGTCTTCGCGCCTGATAATCTGTGCAGTTTGAACCGGATACTACTTCAATATATTTTTGCTGCCTGGGGCTCCACACTTCAATATCGTATTTCTTAGCAGCAACTGTTCCAAGATCTCCGGTGCAAATATTCACAACGCGATAAGGCAATCCCAGTCCTTGAAAAATTTCCTCTGCGTTACGTATCATCTCTTCATGAAGATCCCAACTCTCCTCAGGCTTGCAAATAACTACTTGTTCAACCTTGGTGAATTGGTGAACACGAAAAAGGCCCTTCGTATCAAGACCTGATGACCCAATTTCCTTTCTAAAACAATGAGAAAGTCCAACTATTTTAAGAGGAAGCATATCTTGGGGAAGAACTTCATCCATGAATTGCGCGGTAAGAGGGTGTTCAGAAGTTGCAATAAGATATTCATCTTCTTCTTCCACCTTATACATTACATTCTCAAAATCTGAAAGATCCGTAACCCCTGCGTAAGGCTTTTTACGCATCATAAACGGAACTTCATAAAAGAGGTACCCTTTCTTCATAAGCGTGTCTCGTGCATAGGCGATGAGGGCTTGATTAAGTAGGGCAAGTTCGTTCTTAAGAAAATAAAAACCCGCACCTGAAATCTTCACTGCGCGATCAAAGTCAACAAGATCAAGTGCCTCTGCAACATCAATATGATTTTTCACGTCCGTAGTTTTTCTCTCACCCCATGAACGCACCTCTACATTATCAGAGTCATCCTTGCCATAGGGAACGGTTTCATGGGTGATGTTCGGAAGAGTCATGAGAATTTCTTGAATGCGAGAATGCGTTCTCTCAACTTCATCTTCTAAAAGTTTAATCTGCTGAGGAATTGCCTTTGACTCTTCAAGAAGTGAAGAAACATCCTTTCCTGCTTTCTTAGCAGCAGCAATCTCCTTGCTCAGTGAATTACGCTTGGAGCGAAGAGCATCAAGTTCTTGTTTGCTCTTCCTCCACTCCTCGTCAAGTCGTAAAAGCTCATCAACAAGGACGATTTTTTCATCCTTGCGCTTTTCAAGATCTTGACGCACAATTTCAGGATGTTCTCTGATGAGATTAATATCAAGCATGTTGTGTTCCTACAAAGACTCTTTTATAAAGGCTCTGTTGCGCTATTTAAAAAGCTCTTTGAGCCAAATCTCCATTCTTTGCCACAAGGTCACATCAACAAGAGAGATGGAAAATGTTTCTTTGGAGGAATAGGAATTCCCCTTGTAGTCCTCATATACCAGAGTGATGGTTCCGGTGTTTCTTCCAACATTAAGAAGATCCCCTCTGAAACCTAATTGTACCACCTGCTTTGAATCAACATCGCCCAGAACGAATTCCTCAGAGCTTCTCCCTAACTCGACACGTACCGTTGTGTTGTGCAATCCTGACTGAGACGTTGGCTCAACAATAAATTGGAGAATCTCGCTCTCTTCATAATGTATTGTTGACGAGAGGTTATCAATAAGAATTCTTGCTGAAGGCTTGTCAAGAATCTGCAATTCAATAAGGTATAATTGATCAAGAGTTCTGTGCTTTAAGGAGAGTGGCAGTTGATGAAATCCTTCTTCAAAAGTTCCCAAATTAAATTCAACAACACTTTCCTGATTAAGGAAAAGATCAACACGCTTGCAAACATCCTCAAGACACACAAGCAAGTCATCAAGAATGCTTGTACCTCTATTCTTAAGTCTGCACTCGTAGACCACATTGTCTTGCGCGTAGTAATGTTGTTGAATTGAAGAGCATTGCACATCAACAGCACTTTCTTCTTGGTTGTTTTCTTGAACGTGGGCAAGTGTTTGTAAATCTGCAACATCAAGGATACTCTCGCCCTTTGAAATAACAAAGGAATCTTTTGCATAGCCTCCCTGTGAGCTTTTCACTTCTA of the Candidatus Woesearchaeota archaeon genome contains:
- a CDS encoding serine--tRNA ligase, which gives rise to MLDINLIREHPEIVRQDLEKRKDEKIVLVDELLRLDEEWRKSKQELDALRSKRNSLSKEIAAAKKAGKDVSSLLEESKAIPQQIKLLEDEVERTHSRIQEILMTLPNITHETVPYGKDDSDNVEVRSWGERKTTDVKNHIDVAEALDLVDFDRAVKISGAGFYFLKNELALLNQALIAYARDTLMKKGYLFYEVPFMMRKKPYAGVTDLSDFENVMYKVEEEDEYLIATSEHPLTAQFMDEVLPQDMLPLKIVGLSHCFRKEIGSSGLDTKGLFRVHQFTKVEQVVICKPEESWDLHEEMIRNAEEIFQGLGLPYRVVNICTGDLGTVAAKKYDIEVWSPRQQKYIEVVSGSNCTDYQARRLNIRYGEPGKPKQPLAHTLNCTGIATSRAMVAILEHYQQEDGSVLIPQVLVPYMNGIERIKR